In bacterium, the DNA window AAAAACAACTACCTTGAGAAAATATTTTCAGAAATAAACGTTGTGAAAAGTTACGCCAAATACAAGCACTATCAAAAACTTGTAAAAAGAATCGTTTCGTTGTATCTATTTCAAAGGACCATAATCACTAAACCAACGTTCGCCGTGCTCTTCGAGCTGATCAAAAAAAGACAGGAAGAAGTTTAATGAAGAAACCCAAAATTGCCATCATCACCCTGCGCAATCAATACAAATATGGCGGCACCCACGCCAGCCAAAAGGCAGTCTTTAATTTTTGCAAAAACTACTTTGAACCAACACTCTTTTTTTTAAGCTTTGAAAAAGATATTTCGGCACATCTGCGACCATTGAAAACAACCTCACGCAACCGAGCCGGCATACACAACGGGATGCCCTGCGTTGAAGTGGGTGTGCGTTGGGCCTTTTGGGAGCCGGCACATTATGCAGCAACACTTGAACAATGGGAAGAAGCGCTGCAGGACTACGATTATTTTTTTGTGGTAAGCGGCACACCCATCGCTGGCCACGCGCTAGCACTCATGAACAAACGCTTTGTTTTATGGCCCGCCTCAACCTACCAGCACGACCGCGAGCAACGCGCACAAAAAATGCGAGGCTTAAGAAAATGGATCGATCGGCTCGCCCAGCCGTGGATGCTGGCCATCGAACGACTTGTTTTAAAAAAAGTAGCATTTGTGTGGCCGTTGAGTTCGTACACGCATCAACTGATCAAAGACGTGGTGCCCGGCTTTAACCAACCGTACGCAATCTGCGGCTTTCCTATCGATTATCAATCCATCATTCCCTCGGCTCCAACCAACGAAAAAATTATTATAGCGATTGGCCGCTTTAACGATCCACGTAAAAATGCACCGATGCTTTTTAGAGCTTTTGAAAAAATTTATAAACAATGCCCCGACGCTCAACTTTTTATTATTGGCAGCCACCCGCATCCATTTGATACGCTCCCATTTTCTGGTAAAAAATTTTTCCAAAATATTGTCTTTACCGGCGAACTTGACCGCGCCAAACTCTTGTCATTTTATCAACGCGCTACGATCATGCTCATCTCTTCATACCAAGAAGGGCTTAACATTGCCGGCCTTGAAGCGCTTGCTCACGGCGTGCCGGTCATCTCAACCGACTGTGGCGGCATTCGAGATTATGTCAGCAACAATAAAACCGGTTTTGTTGTTGCTTGTGACGATGATACCGCCATGGCAGAAATGGCCTGCCTTCTTCTGAAAGACCAAAAAAAAATTGCTGCGCTTAAAGCGACAATTGGCACATTTATGAAAAATAACTTCTCAGTTGAACAAATTCATGCGATATTTAGAAGAGGCTTGCTTTGCGCTTATCCCGAGTTGAAGGCATGGTTTGAAAGGGTAGAGAAGGTAAATCATGAAGATCCTCGTCATCAGCCACACTTATGTTACACAAATCAACCGAGATAAATGGAAGATTTTTGCACAAGATTATCCAGACGTTTCGCTCGCTGTGGTTTTCCCGCGCGAATGGCCGGGTTCGTTATATCATCATCAGGTAGAAAATTTAGAAAAAGAACAATTAAAGAACTGTACCTTTATTGGCCTTAAAGCATTTGGCGTTGGCAATGAAGTCCGCTATGGATACTATCCGCGCGGCTTGATAAAGGTCATGAAAAACTTTAAGCCAGACATTATTCACGTTGAACAAGGTGATAATGCCTTGAGTCTTTTTCAAAGTATTTTGTTTGCAAAAATATTTTGCCGTCAGGCAAAACTTTCATTTTTTACGTGGGTCAACTGGCATCATAAATTTTCACTCAAATATCGCCTCTTCTGGGGTTTAATTGAAAAATTTAATCGTACTTTCACCAGCGGCGCCATTGTCGGCAATCATGATGCACAAAAAATATTAACTGAAAAAGGTTTTACAAAAAAAACAACGGTGTGCCCACAACTGGGTATTAATCTTAAAACCTTTAAGCCAGCACATATCGAACACCACCCTCATCGCTATATCGGTTACATTGGCAGATTGGTTGAAGAAAAAGGGGTCATGCTACTTGCACACGCTTTTCATTCCCTCCACACCCTATTTCCCGATTGGCGGTTAATTTTTATTGGTTCTGGTCCATTTGAAAAACAACTGATCGATTACGTAGTCACTCATAAACTTATTGATGTAGTTGAATTTCGTGACCCCATCTCACATGACAAAGTTGCCAATGCCTTATCGTTTATTGATATCTTAGTTCTCCCATCGTACGACACACCGCATTGGAAAGAACAATTTGGTCACATTTTAATTGAAGCAATGGCATGTAAAGTGCCAGTGATCGCAAGCAACGCGGGAGAAATTCCCAACGTTGTTGCGCAGGCGGGATTAGTCTTTGAACAAAACAATGAAAAATCACTTACTAGTTATTTACACATGCTTATGACCAATGCATCACTGCGCAACCAACTCGGAGAAAAAGGATATCAGCGAGTAAAAAATCATTATTCGCATCAAGCAATTGCCAAAGTAACATATGACTTTTGGCAATCTCTTTAAAAAAGGAGAAAGATCGTGGATATTATTGTTATTGGGGCCGGCTATGTTGGCCTTGTAACGGCGGCATGCCTTGCTCAAAAAGACAACAACGTTACCATTGTTGAAAATAATCCTG includes these proteins:
- a CDS encoding glycosyltransferase family 4 protein, which produces MKILVISHTYVTQINRDKWKIFAQDYPDVSLAVVFPREWPGSLYHHQVENLEKEQLKNCTFIGLKAFGVGNEVRYGYYPRGLIKVMKNFKPDIIHVEQGDNALSLFQSILFAKIFCRQAKLSFFTWVNWHHKFSLKYRLFWGLIEKFNRTFTSGAIVGNHDAQKILTEKGFTKKTTVCPQLGINLKTFKPAHIEHHPHRYIGYIGRLVEEKGVMLLAHAFHSLHTLFPDWRLIFIGSGPFEKQLIDYVVTHKLIDVVEFRDPISHDKVANALSFIDILVLPSYDTPHWKEQFGHILIEAMACKVPVIASNAGEIPNVVAQAGLVFEQNNEKSLTSYLHMLMTNASLRNQLGEKGYQRVKNHYSHQAIAKVTYDFWQSL
- a CDS encoding glycosyltransferase, which translates into the protein MKKPKIAIITLRNQYKYGGTHASQKAVFNFCKNYFEPTLFFLSFEKDISAHLRPLKTTSRNRAGIHNGMPCVEVGVRWAFWEPAHYAATLEQWEEALQDYDYFFVVSGTPIAGHALALMNKRFVLWPASTYQHDREQRAQKMRGLRKWIDRLAQPWMLAIERLVLKKVAFVWPLSSYTHQLIKDVVPGFNQPYAICGFPIDYQSIIPSAPTNEKIIIAIGRFNDPRKNAPMLFRAFEKIYKQCPDAQLFIIGSHPHPFDTLPFSGKKFFQNIVFTGELDRAKLLSFYQRATIMLISSYQEGLNIAGLEALAHGVPVISTDCGGIRDYVSNNKTGFVVACDDDTAMAEMACLLLKDQKKIAALKATIGTFMKNNFSVEQIHAIFRRGLLCAYPELKAWFERVEKVNHEDPRHQPHLCYTNQPR